A section of the Triticum dicoccoides isolate Atlit2015 ecotype Zavitan chromosome 7A, WEW_v2.0, whole genome shotgun sequence genome encodes:
- the LOC119334656 gene encoding hydrophobic protein OSR8-like has translation MGLCSCCCRCLEIMCAILLPPLGVCLRHGCCSMEFWISVLLTILGYLPGVLYAAYVICSVDPDRVRRHDDDYIYVA, from the exons ATGGGGCTGTGCTCGTGCTGCTGCCGGTGCCTGGAGATCATGTGCGCCATCCTCCTCCCGCCCCTCGGCGTCTGCCTCCGCCACGGCTGCTGCTCC ATGGAGTTCTGGATCAGCGTGCTGCTCACCATCCTCGGCTACCTCCCCGGCGTCCTCTACGCCGCCTACGTCATCTGCTCCGTCGACCCCGACCGCGTCCGCCGCCACGACGACGACTACATCTACGTCGCCTGA